The Ruania halotolerans genome contains the following window.
GGGCACCGCGGCAGGATACGCGCCTTCCGCGAATCTCGCCCCATATCACCTTCGGGCTTGACTTTCGCGGGATAACACGCGTGTAATTTAGATCAAGCAGTGGGAGCGAGCACCGTCGCTCGCAGGAAGTACGGACGATTGGGGTAATTGTGTGGAACATCCTAGGCGAGGGGCCGCTCACCTCCGGTGTGCCGCAGCCCGAGCCGCGTCCGGAACGCCCTTGGAGCTTTGGCGAGGTCGTCGAGGATGACGCCGCACTCTCCTGGCAGGAGCGTGCCCTGTGCGCCCAGACCGATCCCGAGGCCTTCTTCCCGGAAAAGGGAGGCTCCACGCGCGAAGCGAAGCGGGTCTGCATCTCGTGCGACGTCCGCTCCGAGTGCCTCGAGTACGCACTCGCGCACGATGAGCGGTTCGGTATCTGGGGCGGGCTCTCGGAGCGTGAGCGGCGCAAGCTCAAGCGCCGCGCCATCTGAGCGCACCCGTTTGCGACTATGACTTCATGACCACCAGCGAGACCCGCGTGCGCGCCGTCGTCGTCGGCGCCGTGGGCTCCCGCTACCTCCCGCACACGCTGGCTGCACTGGCCGAGCAAAGCGCGCCGCCGGACGAGATCGTGATCGCCGGGATCGGGAGCACCCGCCACGCCCACCAGTGGGAATCCCTCGTGGATGAGGCTGGACTGGACCGCCGCCGAGTCCGGGTGGTGCCCTTGGCGGAGTCCGCGACGTTCGGAGACGCCGTCCGCCGGGCAATAGCCGCCGCGGACGCGGAGAAGCCCGACGCCCGGGACGAGGGGCGGGCCTGGCTGTGGTTGCTGCACGACGACTCCGCGCCGCGCCCGGCAGCCCTCACCGAGCTGCTCGCGGCAGTTGAGGCCTCGAATGCGATCTCCGTGGTCGGCTGCAAGCAGGTGGACTGGAATCAGCCAGACCTGCTGATCTCGGTGGGGGTGCGGGCCACCCGCGGCGGACTGCGGTTCACCGGTATCGAAGACAAGGAGATCGACCAGGGCCAACATGACGGCCGCGAGGACGTTCTGGCAGTGGGCACCGCGGGGATGCTGATCGACGCCGCCGTGTGGCGTTCGCTGAACGGCCCGGACCCAGCGCTGGGGCCGTTCGAGGATGGGCGCGACCTGTGTCAGCGGGCCCGGCTCGCCGGACACCGCGTGGTGGTCGCCCCGAAGGCTGTGGTGCGGCATGCGCGAGCCTCCTATCGTGGCGTGCGCGAATCGGCTGGCGCCCGCCCCGATCCGCGCCGTTCCTTCCTGGCGCGCCGCAAGGCGGCACTGCATCTGCGGATTGCCGACGCCCCGATGCTGCTGGTGCCTGTACTCGCGATCGCCGCGGTCCTGACGGGTGTGGTCCGCGCGTTGTGGCGGGTCAGCACGAAAGAACTCACACTCACCGGTGCGGAGATCATCGCACCGCTGGCCGTGCTCGCTCGCCCCGGTGCGCTGCTGCGCGCTCGTCGCCGGGCTCGCCGAACGCGGCGGTTGCCGGTGCGGCGGCTGCACCCGCTGCAGGCAAGCTGGCGCGACGTGTGGCGGCATCGGCGCGATCGCCGCATGCAAGTCGCAGCGGCCCGCCGGGCGGCCCGAGCGCCGAGCGAACTGGAGATCGCCGAACGAGCCGCCTTGGCACGGCGCCGCCGGATCGCAGCTGCCTGCGTCCTGGTGCTGGCCGCCGTGCTCGCGGCGGTCAGCGTGGTGCCCTCGCTCAGCAGCGGCGCTCTCATCGGGGGCGCTCTCGTGCCCGCGGACGTGGACTTCCGTGGGGTCTGGCACGCCGCCACGTCGGCGTGGATCGCCACCGGAGACGGCTTCAGCGGCCCGGCCGATCCCCTGCTGCTTGTGCTCTCGGTGTTCTCCCTGCTCACCGGAGGTGCGTGGGGAGTGACGCTGCAGGTGACGATCGCGGTGCTGCTGGCACTGGCGATTCCGGCGGCGGCCCTGGGGGCGTGGTTCGCGGCCGGCGCAGCCACTCGTTCGGTGATGCTGCGAGCCTGGGCGGCGTTGACCTGGGCCCTGGGCCCGGCGTTGCTCCTTGGCCTCGGCGCCGGGCGCTTGGGCGCAATCCTCGCGCATGTGGCACTGCCGCTGGTGATCCTGGGGGTCGTTCGTTCGCTCGGCCTGGATCGCCGCGATGTGGTGGTTTCCGGGATGGTCGGTGCGCAGCGCGTGCCGCGCCGGACCGCCGCGGCCGACGTCTCCGCGAGGGAGGCCAAGCGAGCCCGGTTGGCGGCGTTGGCTGAGGTGGGATCGGCCGACGCCGATGCGGATGAACTTCCGGCTCCCGAACCCCGGAAACGGCCGGCGGCTCCGGAACCCCAAGAGCCGCAGGCAACAATGATCTCGAAGGTCTCCCGTGCCGGCTCTCTCGGCGCTGCGGCGGCCGCCGGGCTGGCGTTCGCGGTGGCCGTGGCCGGCGCGCCTGTGCTGCTGCCGGCCGGTATCGTCGTCGTCGGGATGCTCGCTCTCACCGTGGGCCGCCGGCGTCGCCTTCCCACCGGCCGGGCGCGCCTGCTGTTGGTGCTCGTGCCCGCACTGGTTCTGCTGCTGCCACTCGTGCTACACGCCGCAGGCACCACTGAGGGCTGGCGTGTGCTTCTGGCGGATCCGGGGACTGGTCTGGAGGTGGACTCCGGCCCGGGGTGGCTGCGGTTGCTCGGGTGGCCGCAGCACCCCGCTCCGGCCCCCTTTCTGGCATCGGTGAGCAACGAGTTGCCCCTTGCGGCCATGGCCGTGCTGCTCGCCGTTGCCACGTTGGCCCTGTTGCGTGGCGCCGGACGTGCGCGCTCGGTTCGGATCGGCTGGCTCGTGGTGACCATCGGGATGGTCACCGCTGAAGTGTCCCGCCGTACCGTGGTGGGCCTCGGGCGTGACGCAGACGGCGCTCTGGTGGCCGTGCATGGGTGGGCCGGGCCCGGGACCTCGCTGGTGCTGGCGGGGCTGCTGATCGCCGCCCTGTGCGGCGCTGACGGCCTGCGTGGGAGCCTCAGCGGGACGAGCTTCGGCTGGCGGCAACTCAGTGCCGCCCTGGGCACAGTGGCGGTTGCCCTCGCTCTGCTCGCCACCGGCACCACGCACGGCGCCCGGGTGCTCGCTGAGCGCTCCGGCGAGATCGATTCCGAGGTGGCGCTGATTGGTAACCGCGGCGCCGAGCCGGTGCCCGCACTCGGACGTGAGCTGCAAGGATCGGCTCAGCAGGCACGAGTGTTGGCGCTGACCCCCACACCCGACGGGTTGGACGCGCAGATCTGGCGAGGGAACGGCCCCCAGCTCACTGAGTCCTCGACGGTGGCCGATGTGACCAGGTGGATGGACTCGAGCGAGGCCGCGATGGACACCGCAACAGACGCCGCCACCGTTGACCTGGCCACGATGGTGGCTGAGCTCGCGAACGGGACCGCGAGCGATGCGGCTGCCGTGCTCGCAGATCACGCGATCGCCGTGGTGGTGGTGCCAGAGACGGCGGATGCTACGCGCGCGCCGGTGGATGAGTCCGCTCGGGCACGGTTGATCCCGGTGCTTGACGCCGTGCTCGGGCTCGATCGGGTCACCGAGAACGACTCCGGCGTGATCTGGCGGGTGAGCGTGGCTGAAGGGGCCACCGATGCCGCGATCGCCCGAGCCCAGGTGTACGACGGCGAGGGCAATCTCGTTGAGAACGTGCCGACCAGTCCGGCATATCTTGGTGGTCCCGTCACCCCTGACGGCACCGATCGCACGCTGGTGCTTGCCGAACGCGCCGATCCCTCCTGGCGCGCATGGCTCGGTGGAACTGCGCTGCGGGCGGCAGATTCCGGCTGGCAGCAGGCGTTCACCATCCCGGATGGTGCCCGGGGGGAGTTGGAGATCCGCTATCAGCCGGCCTGGGTGGCGCCATGGCGGGTTGCCGCCGTGGTAGTGCTGGGGCTCACCATCCTCCTGGCATTGCCAACTCGAAAGCGACGCGGGGAGAGCATCGGATGACCGCCCCTCAGCCGTGGTACCGGCGCCTGATCTCCGGCCTCGGGCGCGCCGTCACTGGCGTCTTCGTCCTGGCGCTGGCCGCAGGTGCCACGGTGGCCGCCACCATCATCGAGCCAGAGCCGCCCACCCCGGTTGTGCCAAATCACGTGGACGTGGGTGCGGCCCCGCTGACGCTGGTCTGCCCGCCTGCGCCGGTGCTGCCCACCGGAGATGGCGGCGATCTCGACTACGACGACGAGTTTGCCAACACGGATCAGACCGAACTGAGGACCTCGGTGGTGGTGCCGGGGCGGGGGAGTGCCGAGGCGGATCCGGTGACGGCCGGGCCGCTCGGCGGTGACGGCATTGAGGTGGCCACCACCGGAACGCTCCGACTGGTTGACGAAGCCGAGCCGCAGCCCACCGTGGTGGTGGCCGACCCCTCGATGGAACAGACCGCGCTCGCCGCGGGAGCCTCGGTGGCACGAACTGATGGCGGCGACTTGCGCGGGTTGACCGCAGGCACCTGCCAGCGTCCCACCTCCTCGGCGTGGCTGGTAGGCGGGCAGACGGAGTTGGGATCGAGTGCGCGGCTGACCCTGGCCAACCCCGGAAACACGCCGGTCACCGCGACGGTTCACACGTGGGGGGCCACCGGTCCGGGGGAGGATGACGTGGTGGTGGCGATCCCACCCGGTGCGGCATCGACGGTGTTGCTGGAGTCGATCACTCTGGAGCCGCGGATCGCCGTCCAGGTGCGCGCGGAGGGCGGCCGAATCACTGCATCAGTGCAGGAGACGGTGCTCGCCGGCCTAGTTCCTCAGGGCAGCGACATCGTCACCGCGGCCGTAGACCCCGCCACCGATCTGCTGGTGGGGCCGATCCCGATCTCTGCCGACTCGGGTACCGCCGTGCTCAGGCTCGTCAATCCAGGGCAGGAGCCGGCGGCGGTGGCCGTGGAGGTGCTTGGGGCCGACGGCACCGAAGGCCTGTCCGGTGCACAGGACCTGGTGATCGAGCCCGGCACGGTCGCCGATGTGGCACTGGACGGAATCGACGGCCCGGCTGCCTCCCTGCTGGTGACGAGCGACCAGCCCGTCACCGGTGCCGCGATGATCTCCCGCCAAGGGGAACCGACTGAACTGGACCCCGATCAGCCGGTGGTCGATCGCGCGTGGCTGCCCGCCGCAGCAGCCACCGACCACGGTCTGATCTCTCTTGCCGGGCTGGGCTCTCTGGTGGAACGCGCCAGCCTGAGCGTGACGTCCACGATCGAGAGCGACCAGACCGTGACCGTCCTCCCGGTGCGGGCCGACGGGTCCGACGCAGAGCCGATCGAGGTGCCGGTGGCCGCTGGCGCCACAGTGCGACTCGAGGACGAACTCGAACTTGATGGCGTGGTGGCCGTGGAGGTCACCGGAGACCAGGTGCTCGCCAGCGCGGCCCTCGGCGCCACGTCAGCCAACGGACCGCTGGTGAGCATGCTGCCGATGACCGAGGATGCACATTCCGATCAGAGCATCGCCGTGCGGGTCGGGTCGAACTAGGGTCGGTTGGGGAGTCAGTCGCGGTAGGTCGGGTCCACATCACCGGGATCGCGACCGAGCATGTGCGCGATCTGCTCGACCAGCACGTCCCGCACGAGTGCGCCCACGTCTGATTCATCCTCGCTGCGGGCGATCACTGGCCGGCGGTACACCACGATTCGGTGCGGGAGCCCGGCCGCCGGATCGCTGGCGAAGTAGCGCCCGAGTGGCACGGCACCGGTTTCCCACGGTGCGGGATCGCTCGGCGGCACCTCTTCCACGGCCACCTCCACGTCCTTGAGCTCCGGCCCCAGGTGGCGTTCCAGGTGCTCCAGCGTGGAGATCACGGCATCATCGAATCGCTCTGCCCGGGTGCGCCACCCGGGCAGTGCCGGCGGCATCAGCGGCCCGCGCACACCGCGGCCGTGCCGGTCCCGCCGGCGTGGGGGGCTGGCGTAGGCGGAGCCATGCGGTACCAATGGACGAAAGCCCTCAGACATGGGCTCAGCCTGCCAGACGACGACGCTCCGTGCCCCGGCGTGGCCCGTATCGCAAGGCGGCGGCGCCAGGGTAGCGTGGTTGATGTGAGACCGACTCGAGGGTGCACCCGTTCTGCGTGCACGGCCCCTGCCGTGGCCACACTCACCTATGTGTACTCGGACTCCACTGCGGTTCTCGGGCCGCTCGCCACGCACGCCGAGCCGCACACCTACGATCTGTGCGCGCAGCACGCCGACCGCCTCACGGTGCCCCGTGGCTGGGATGTGGTGCGACTGGCCAGCGAGTTCGAACCGGCTCCGCCGAGTTCGGATGATCTCCTGGCCCTCGCCGATGCGGTCCGCGAAGCGTCGCGTGCCACGCCTGCGCCGTCGGTCCCGGCCGCACGCGGCCCTGTTGTTCCGGCCCCTGTGACGCAGTCGCGGTACGCGCCTGAGGCTGGACGCCGCGGTCACCTGCGGGTGATCCGCGGCGAGGAGGAGTAGCCACCAGCTACGCTGGTCGGGTGCCAGATCTGAACGCCATCGTCATGGCCTATGACGTCCGCGGTGTCGTCCCCGCCCAGCTCGACGAGGATGCTGCTCGCGCGCTTGGTGCCGCGTTCGCTGACGTAGCTGCAGTTCCTGCCGGTGCAGCCAGCGTCGTGGTGGGTCACGATATGCGCCCGTCCTCCCCGTCGCTGACCGCCGCGTTTGCCGACGGCGCCGCCTGGCGAGGGGTGGACGTGCTCAACATCGGCCTGTGTTCTACCGATGGGCTGTACTACGCATCGGGATCCCACGGGGTACCCGGGGCGATGTTCACCGCGAGCCACAACCCGGCTGAATACAACGGCATCAAGATGTGCCACGCCGGGGCACGCCCGGTCGGGCGTGGCGCCGGTCTGGAGGATGTACATCACCTGGCCCAGCAGTACCTCGATGAGGGCATCCCCGCGGCCGAACGTCAGGGAAACGTCACCGAGGCTGACCTGCTTGGTGCCTACGCCGCGCACCTGCGTGAACTCGTCGGGCTGGACGGGATCCGTCCTTTGAAGGTCGTCGTCGACGCTGGCAACGGGATGGCGGGGTTGACCGCGGGCGCTGTCCTCGGTAGCGAGGCGGGGCTGCCCGATGTCGGCCTGGAACTCGTCCCGATGTACTTCGAACTGGACGGTACGTTTCCCAACCACGAGGCCAACCCCCTCGACCCTGCGAACCTGATCGATCTGCAGACAGCGGTGATCGCTGAGGAAGCTGACATCGGCCTAGCCTTCGACGGCGACGCGGATCGGTGCTTCGTGATCGACGAGCGGGGCGTTGCGGTGAGCCCGTCGGCCGTGACCGCGCTTGTTGGTCTACGCGAGCTGGAAAAGGAGAGCGCAGCGGGCCGTACGGGCACCGTGATCCACAATCTGATCACCTCCCGCGCGGTACCCGAGCTTGTCGAGGCAGCTGGGGGTCGCGCCGTATGCACCCGGGTGGGGCACTCCTTCATCAAGGCCCAGATGGCTGAAGAGAATGCGGTTTTCGGTGGCGAGCACTCCGCCCATTACTACTTCCGCGACTTCTGGTTCGCCGACACCGGCATGCTCGCCGCATTGCACGTGCTACACGCGCTCGGCACAAGTTCGTCCTCGCTCTCTGAGTTGTCAGAGATATACACGCCCTACTACGGCTCCGGGGAGATCAATTCCCGGGTGAGCGATCCTGACGAAGCGATTGCCAGGGTTCGGGATGCCTTCGCCGAGGACATTGCCTCCGGGGTGGTTCAGGTGGAGGAGTTCGACGGCGTTACCTTCAGCCACTGGGACGCCGCCCCGCGGTGGTGGTTCAACCTGCGCTCATCAAACACCGAACCGCTGCTGCGGCTGAACGTGGAGGCGCATGACGAGGACATCCTCGCCAAGATCACCGACGGCGTACTCGCCGTATTAAGGGAAGGGCAGGATGACGAGGAGGGGACCGACAGTGACTGACTCCGGTGTGAGTGAGCCTGCGATTGAGATGAACCTGTTGGCGATACTCAGATGTCCCGTCACCGGGGCAGCACTACGCCCGGGCACGATGCCCGACGGCGGCCCCGCCTTGGTCTCTGCGAACCCCGATCGACCTATCGCCTATCCCGTGCGTTCGGGTGTGCCGCTCCTCCTGGAGCACGAGGCAGTCATGCTGAACTGATGGGGCGGCAAGTAATTCGAGCGATTCATCGAGCGAGCCCGGCGATTGTCTCGGCGAATCGGACACCGTCACGGTGCCAGTTCACTTCTGCTTCGACGTATCGGTAGCCGGAGACTGCCATGGCTTCGCGTCGGTTGCTGTTCCCGGCAAGCTCGCGAAGCGCAGCAGCAACTGCCGGCACGTCGCTGAAAGGCACGACGATGCCGCCGCCGGAAGCCTCGATCAACTGCACGGAACTCTCGTTCGGGGTGGTCACCACGGGCACGCCGTGGGCGAGGTACTCGGCGATTTTGGTGGGCAACGACCGAGAGTAATTCGGTTTCTCGTGCAGGAGCGCGAGACCTGCGAGGGCGCCATCGAGCAGCTTCACGGCCTCATCGTTCGGCACGAAGCCCAGCCAGTTCACTTCTCCAGCCGCGTGCGCGGCTTCCAGCTGGGGTCTCATCGCAGCATCGCCTGGACCAATCAGAACGAACTCCAACTCCGGCACTGCGCGAGCGAGGGCGATCATGTCCGTCCCGCCGCGGGCAGCGGTGATACTGCCCAGGTAAACCACACGCTTCGCATCTGTGGATGAGGGTGATGGCTCGGACGGCACCCAGTTCGAGTTCGGGACCACGGGGTGTTCGCGGCGGAAACGGTCGGCGTAACTGTACTCGGCCAGCAGCAGCGTGTAGCGATGCTCAGCCATCGTTTCCATAAGGCGTACGACGGCTTGTAGAGGGCGGCGCAGCACCCCCGGTACCCATGGGCGCATAGTGAGCGCGGCAGCCGTATCCTCGTGCACGTCCCACACGACTCTTCCGATTCGGCGCCCGAGCCCCGCAACCGCGAGCAGCAAGTCAGGGTCGTGGATGAGCACGATGTCGGCACGCGCCCCAGCACGGCGGATGATCTGACGTGCCCGCCTTATCGCTCCCAGCCGCGCCCGTCCGTGCGCACGAGGCAGGTCGATTCCGTGCACCTCTGAAGGAGGGAGCCGCCCGAACGCCTGAAACGGCGCCGCGTACGTCACCTGCAGCCCCGCCGCGAGAAGGGCAGGGATCTGACGGTGCCGGATCCGAGCGTCCTCGGGATCATGCACGATCGTCACTACTAGAACGCGCACAGAGCCCCCTTCGAACGCGGCTGATGTGCTCATTTCACGCTTTCTTCTTCAGGGCCTTCCGATATTCGGCCACCACCTCGCGCGCGGAGCCGTCTTCGAGCATGCGGCCCTGATCCAGCCAGATGGCTCGATCGCACATTCGCTCAATGGACTGCGTCGAATGGCTGACCAAGAACACCGTGCCCGCGTGCTCACGGATCTCCTCGATCTTCGCGCGACTCCGGTTCCGGAATGCGGCGTCTCCGGTGGCGAGTGCTTCGTCGATCATCAAGATGTCCGGAATCGCGGCCGTGGATATCGCGAATCGCAACCGTGCAGCCATGCCGGAGCTGTAGGCCTTCATGGGCAGGTTGATGAAATCGCCGATCCCAGCGAACTCGACGATGTCGTCGAACCGTTCGCGCACCTGCTCGGGCGTCAGCCCGAGAGCAAGACCACCGATCATGACGTTCCGTGCGCCGGTGAGCGCCGGAACCAGCGCGGCGTTGACACCGAGCAGGGCCGTGGTGCCATCGACGAAAACCTGGCCATCACTGGTGGGCATCAATCCGGCTACTGCCCGCAATAGCGTGCTCTTCCCGGCACCGTTCATCCCGATCAGTCCCACGGATTCGCCGTGATTGGCCGTGAACGAGACGCCGCGTACGGCGTGCACTTCTGTGACGGCTCCTACGTGCGCTCGAGACCTGTTCAGCAGGCGGCGTATGCGTCCCATCTCACCAGCCGTGCTCTGCCGTCCGCCGAACACGCGGTACTTGACGTGCACGTCGTCGGCGATCACCGCCGGAGCGCCGGACACCGCCGAGCGAGGTTGGGTGGGTGCAGGCGCTGGTGAGGTCTCGGCGTCGAGGTCGTCGGCCTCGTGGTCGATCTCATCGAACTCACGGTCGTCAGTCGCGGCCATAGCGATCCTCCGCCTGCCAGAAAACGATGAAGCCGATCACAGCCGTCGCGATCGCCCACCCGGCCCCCATCAACCACTGGTCGAGCCGTGGGCTGAACTCGCTCAGCACGCTCGAACGCACGAGCGTGAGGTAGAGCGCGACGGGTTGATACTCCATGATCGCTGCCACCGCACGCGGCGCGTCCAGTGAACTGATCAGGAAGAACACACCTGAGACGTAACGTAGGAGCCGGATTGCCATCGGTATCAGATTGCGCAGATCCCGTGCGCCAACCACCAAGCGAGCGGCGATCATCGCGACGCCTGCGCTGAATAAGAAAAAGAGCACCACGGCAACAGGAAGCAGGAGCCAGGACCAGCTGACAACCTGTTCGGTGGCCAGCACGATGACCAGCATCACGGCGATTGTCGGCACTAATGACATCGCTTCGGCGAGGGCCACAGAAATGGGGAGGATAGCCCTCGGGAAGTGGAGCGCTCGCACCAGGTTCATGTTGCTCGTGATAGCAGTCGAACCGGAAGTGATCGTGCTGGCCATTGCCGAGAAGATGAACACGCCGACTGTGAGGAAGCCCACGTAGTTGTCCACACCGTCTCGGACGCGCTCTAGCAATACGCCGAAGACCAGGTAGTAAACGGCCGCGAGTGTGAGCGGGCTGAGAACTGCCCATACCTGGCCGAGGTAGTTGTTCTGGTTCTTCCCGTACGAGCGCGAGCTCGCCATCGTCCACAGGAATGCGCGACGGACCCACAACTGGCGGATGTAGGCCCTCAACGAGGGCCGGCCGCCAACCTGACGCAGACCGTGCTCGGTGGCCAGCACGGCCAACTCCGAGCGTGGCGTGTCCTCCGCGGGCGTGCGCCGGCTCACAGCCGGTGCACCTCCGGCTGGGTCGTGACACCCCGGGTGTCAAAGAACCGGTGAGCGGCTGAGGTGAGCGAGTCCAAGTCGTAGCTGGAGTGGTTCTGCACCAGGATCACCAGGTCAGCTGAACGGACTGCTTCGTCCAAGTCCGGTACTCGCTCCAAGGAACGGCTGGTGGCCGGGTCGTGACCGAGATGCCAGGTGGTGACGTTCGGGTCGTGGAATGTTACGTTCGCACCGCCGGTGAGAAGGTGTTCGGCAAGCGGTACAGCCGGTGACTCACGTTGGTCCGCGATATTCGGCTTGTAGGTAACACCGAGCAGTAGAACGTTTGCGCCGCGCAGCGCCTTGGCATCCTCGTTGAGCAGGTCCTGCGCCCGCCGGGTGACATACGCCGGCATCCCAGAGTTCACTTCCTGGGCGAGTTCGACGAACCGGAACGGGTAGCCCAGGCGGGTCCGCACGGTGTAGCTGAGGTAGTTCGGATCGATCGGGATGCAGTGCCCACCGACGCCCGGCCCCGGGTAGAACGCCTGGAACCCGAACGGCTTCGTCTTCGCGAGGTCGATCACGTTCCACAAGTCGATCCCGAGTTCGTGGCAGAACCGTGCCATCTCGTTCACCAACGCGATGTTGATGTGCCGGAACGTATTCTCGAGCAGCTTCGACGTCTCTGCTTCACGCGTTCCCTTCGCGGGGACCACTGTGTCGATGAAGCGCGAATAGAAGGCCGCCGCCTTCTCGGTGCAGGCTGGAGTGACGCCGCCGACAACCTTCGGGGTGTTCTTGATGCCGTAGACAGCGTTGCCGGGATCGATCCGCTCCGGGGAGAAAGCCAGGTGGATATCTACCCCAACCTCGAGGCCGCCTCCCTCTAGCACCGGCTGGACGATCTCCTCGGTAGTTCCCGGCCATGTGGTGGACTCCAGCACAACGAGCAGGCCCGGGTGTACATGACGCGCAATGGTGCTGACGGCACCCGTCACGGCGCCGAGGTCGGGAGCGCCGTCCTGGGCGAGCGGGGTGGGAACGCAGACCACCACGGCGGTGGAGTCGTCGATGACCGACTCGTCTGTGGTCGCCTGGAATCCGGCGGCGAGCATCTCCGCGATGTCTGCGTCGCTCAGGTCATCGATGTGGGACCGGCCCGCATTCAGCTGTTCCACCACCGGCGCGCTGATGTCGAGACCGACCACTCGAAGACCTTGACGCGCTGCTTCCTGAGCCAGGGGTAGTCCGACATAGCCCAGCCCGAGGACGACGACATCTGCTGACACGAACGGCTCCCTCACGAGGCGATTGATTTTAACTCTGGCACAGCATACGTGCCTCAGCGGCCAGGTAGACCGAGACGGTCGTCACTTACCAGGAGCCAGGTCAACTGAGTTCAGGGTGTTGGGGACGTACCGAAGGCAGGGTGGCTGAGCAGACCGATCCACTGTTCTCGGGCGTGGCGGAGGAAGTGCGCCACATCGGTGTTCCAGGTGTGGGCGGCAGCGTCCCGTCCTCGCACGTAGATGTACCCGATGTCGTGTGGTTGGTAGATGGACCCGCCTTGACGGGCCGTGTTTTCGAGTAGCGCTGTGTCAACGGCCCGTGGCACATGGCTCCAACCACCCAGGCTCCGGAAATCGCTGGCAGCCAACGTGATCGTGCTGCCAGCGACGCGATGGGTGAATGCCTCGCGAGTCCCGTACACCCTCCGCACGGTGGTGTCGAGTGCCTCCAGGTGCACGACGGTCGTTCGCTTTCCAACAACGGTTGCGTTCGAGTACATGTGGGCGAGTGCCAAGTCCGTGAGGTGTTGCGGACCAAAGTGATCGTCATCATCCACCTTTGTGAGAAGGGTGCCTGATGCCCTTCGGTACGCGACGTTGAGCGCTTCTCCGAAGACTACGTCGCGGCTGATCTGGACCACGCGGATCGGACGCCCGGACGCAGCTTCGTTGAGTCCAGGTGGGATGTCCCCACCATGAAGTCCGACGACGATCTCTAGTTGGTCATAGTCGAGTCGGGCCAAGCGTGCAACTTGCGCCGTGACGATCTC
Protein-coding sequences here:
- a CDS encoding ABC transporter ATP-binding protein gives rise to the protein MAATDDREFDEIDHEADDLDAETSPAPAPTQPRSAVSGAPAVIADDVHVKYRVFGGRQSTAGEMGRIRRLLNRSRAHVGAVTEVHAVRGVSFTANHGESVGLIGMNGAGKSTLLRAVAGLMPTSDGQVFVDGTTALLGVNAALVPALTGARNVMIGGLALGLTPEQVRERFDDIVEFAGIGDFINLPMKAYSSGMAARLRFAISTAAIPDILMIDEALATGDAAFRNRSRAKIEEIREHAGTVFLVSHSTQSIERMCDRAIWLDQGRMLEDGSAREVVAEYRKALKKKA
- a CDS encoding glycosyltransferase — translated: MSTSAAFEGGSVRVLVVTIVHDPEDARIRHRQIPALLAAGLQVTYAAPFQAFGRLPPSEVHGIDLPRAHGRARLGAIRRARQIIRRAGARADIVLIHDPDLLLAVAGLGRRIGRVVWDVHEDTAAALTMRPWVPGVLRRPLQAVVRLMETMAEHRYTLLLAEYSYADRFRREHPVVPNSNWVPSEPSPSSTDAKRVVYLGSITAARGGTDMIALARAVPELEFVLIGPGDAAMRPQLEAAHAAGEVNWLGFVPNDEAVKLLDGALAGLALLHEKPNYSRSLPTKIAEYLAHGVPVVTTPNESSVQLIEASGGGIVVPFSDVPAVAAALRELAGNSNRREAMAVSGYRYVEAEVNWHRDGVRFAETIAGLAR
- a CDS encoding ABC transporter permease, coding for MSRRTPAEDTPRSELAVLATEHGLRQVGGRPSLRAYIRQLWVRRAFLWTMASSRSYGKNQNNYLGQVWAVLSPLTLAAVYYLVFGVLLERVRDGVDNYVGFLTVGVFIFSAMASTITSGSTAITSNMNLVRALHFPRAILPISVALAEAMSLVPTIAVMLVIVLATEQVVSWSWLLLPVAVVLFFLFSAGVAMIAARLVVGARDLRNLIPMAIRLLRYVSGVFFLISSLDAPRAVAAIMEYQPVALYLTLVRSSVLSEFSPRLDQWLMGAGWAIATAVIGFIVFWQAEDRYGRD
- a CDS encoding glycosyltransferase, giving the protein MTKAVSHLDRAHALGVSGKAPKIAATQVADFLHRAILRGTYVFGLEDDAVREKLPPGVRSQIPAGPISGSPGELAWDVRDVEQRRAAMLTLEPSLPPISAVLVSRRPEIVTAQVARLARLDYDQLEIVVGLHGGDIPPGLNEAASGRPIRVVQISRDVVFGEALNVAYRRASGTLLTKVDDDDHFGPQHLTDLALAHMYSNATVVGKRTTVVHLEALDTTVRRVYGTREAFTHRVAGSTITLAASDFRSLGGWSHVPRAVDTALLENTARQGGSIYQPHDIGYIYVRGRDAAAHTWNTDVAHFLRHAREQWIGLLSHPAFGTSPTP
- a CDS encoding nucleotide sugar dehydrogenase, yielding MSADVVVLGLGYVGLPLAQEAARQGLRVVGLDISAPVVEQLNAGRSHIDDLSDADIAEMLAAGFQATTDESVIDDSTAVVVCVPTPLAQDGAPDLGAVTGAVSTIARHVHPGLLVVLESTTWPGTTEEIVQPVLEGGGLEVGVDIHLAFSPERIDPGNAVYGIKNTPKVVGGVTPACTEKAAAFYSRFIDTVVPAKGTREAETSKLLENTFRHINIALVNEMARFCHELGIDLWNVIDLAKTKPFGFQAFYPGPGVGGHCIPIDPNYLSYTVRTRLGYPFRFVELAQEVNSGMPAYVTRRAQDLLNEDAKALRGANVLLLGVTYKPNIADQRESPAVPLAEHLLTGGANVTFHDPNVTTWHLGHDPATSRSLERVPDLDEAVRSADLVILVQNHSSYDLDSLTSAAHRFFDTRGVTTQPEVHRL